From one Gemmobacter sp. genomic stretch:
- a CDS encoding glutathione S-transferase family protein, which translates to MTTLYFAPGACSLAPHIVLEWIGAPYAAVKVGFGSPELLAVNPAGAVPTLREDDGWLLTQAGAILDYLAHKHPGAGLSGGDSLRARAEAHRWSAFLTSDLHAAFWPVFMPYRYTADPSPEARAQVLAAGQALARKQLGVLDRHLQGRDWMLDGGRSVIDAYAFPMIRWGIKMLPGGLADFPAVQALHDRMAADPAVQKVLAREGGK; encoded by the coding sequence ATGACCACATTGTATTTCGCCCCCGGCGCCTGTTCGCTGGCCCCCCATATCGTGCTGGAATGGATCGGTGCGCCCTATGCGGCCGTCAAGGTGGGCTTCGGGTCGCCCGAACTGCTTGCGGTGAACCCTGCCGGCGCCGTGCCGACCCTGCGCGAGGACGATGGCTGGCTGCTGACCCAGGCGGGTGCGATCCTTGACTATCTGGCGCACAAGCACCCCGGGGCGGGGCTGTCGGGCGGCGACAGCCTGCGCGCCCGGGCCGAGGCGCATCGCTGGTCGGCCTTTCTGACCAGCGATCTGCACGCGGCCTTCTGGCCGGTGTTCATGCCCTATCGCTATACCGCCGACCCTTCGCCCGAGGCCAGGGCACAGGTGCTGGCCGCCGGGCAGGCGCTGGCAAGAAAGCAGCTGGGCGTGCTGGACCGCCACCTTCAGGGCCGCGACTGGATGCTGGATGGTGGCCGGTCGGTGATCGACGCCTATGCCTTTCCGATGATCCGCTGGGGCATCAAGATGCTGCCGGGCGGTCTGGCCGATTTCCCCGCAGTGCAGGCGTTGCACGACCGGATGGCGGCCGACCCCGCGGTGCAAAAGGTGCTGGCGCGCGAAGGCGGAAAGTAG
- a CDS encoding efflux RND transporter periplasmic adaptor subunit: MMTRSVSRIALVLAMAAAGLTPLAAFAETASAATETPAPVLPAITVSPVKVAALSDRIFAGGLVQALETVQVAPLIEGQPIDALLVEVGDKVAQGQVLARLSKTTLELSRSQLVASVAAARATVAQAEAQVLEAEASAAEAQRVADRARALRDGGNASQAALDQAQTSAMAATARVTVARQSLEAARAQATSVDAQLANVELNLTRTEVTAPVAGEIVARNAQVGAIASAAGQPMFTLVRDGALELRVELAERDLIRIATGQAAQLRVAGSPRSIPGTVRLVEPTVDQSTRLGHARIRLDEPGILIAGMFADAEILVTRRSGLSVPVTAVSTGADGTAVMRVDAQGNVARVVVETGIRDAGMVEITSGLTGGDRVVTKAGAFVRDGDRVNPVLAASN, encoded by the coding sequence ATGATGACCCGTTCCGTTTCCCGTATCGCCCTTGTTCTGGCCATGGCCGCTGCCGGCCTGACCCCGCTGGCGGCATTTGCCGAAACCGCCAGCGCCGCCACCGAAACCCCGGCGCCGGTGCTGCCCGCGATCACCGTATCGCCGGTGAAGGTGGCAGCCCTTTCCGACCGCATCTTTGCCGGCGGGCTGGTGCAGGCGCTGGAAACCGTGCAGGTGGCACCGCTGATCGAAGGCCAGCCGATAGATGCGCTGCTGGTCGAGGTGGGCGACAAGGTGGCCCAGGGCCAGGTGCTGGCCCGGCTGTCGAAAACCACGCTGGAACTTAGCCGCAGCCAGCTGGTCGCCTCGGTCGCGGCGGCCCGCGCCACCGTGGCCCAGGCCGAGGCCCAGGTGCTGGAAGCCGAAGCCTCGGCCGCCGAGGCGCAGCGGGTTGCCGACCGCGCCCGCGCACTGCGCGATGGCGGCAATGCCAGCCAGGCCGCGCTGGACCAAGCGCAGACCAGCGCCATGGCCGCAACCGCCCGCGTCACCGTGGCCCGCCAGTCACTGGAGGCGGCGCGCGCCCAGGCGACCAGCGTGGACGCCCAGCTGGCGAATGTGGAACTGAACCTGACCCGAACCGAGGTAACCGCCCCGGTCGCCGGTGAAATCGTGGCCCGCAATGCCCAGGTCGGCGCCATCGCCTCGGCCGCCGGGCAGCCGATGTTCACGCTGGTGCGCGATGGCGCGCTGGAGCTGCGGGTGGAACTGGCCGAACGCGACCTGATCCGCATTGCCACCGGCCAGGCCGCGCAACTGCGCGTCGCCGGCAGCCCGCGCAGCATTCCGGGCACCGTGCGGCTGGTGGAACCCACGGTCGATCAATCCACCCGGCTGGGCCATGCCCGGATCCGGCTGGATGAACCCGGCATCCTGATCGCCGGCATGTTCGCCGATGCCGAAATCCTGGTGACCCGGCGCAGCGGCCTGTCGGTGCCGGTCACGGCGGTCAGCACCGGCGCCGACGGCACTGCGGTGATGCGCGTGGATGCCCAGGGCAATGTCGCCCGGGTGGTGGTGGAAACCGGCATCCGCGATGCCGGGATGGTGGAAATCACCTCTGGCCTGACAGGCGGCGACCGGGTGGTGACCAAGGCAGGCGCATTCGTGCGCGATGGCGACCGGGTGAACCCGGTTCTGGCCGCAAGCAATTGA
- a CDS encoding efflux RND transporter permease subunit, translating to MNFSAWAIRNPVAPILAFFILLLLGVNSFLTLPITRFPNIDVPLVSVTVQQTGASPVELESQVTKEVEDAVAGIAGVKNIFSKVTDGVSTTSVEYRIEIPTDKAVQDTKDAIDRIRGNLPASAEDPIVARIDVEGAPIQSFAVSAPDMTMEELSWFVEDTVKRALQGQPGIGRIDRYGGADREIRIELDPVKLDSWGVTAQAVSQQLRLTNTNLGAGRAELGISEQAIRTLGNADTVERLSQTMIAVGGGRHVRLSELGEVKDTFEELRSFTRFNGDQVVTFAVYRAKGASEVSVAETVGTQLDMVRAKHPEVAITLVDDTVFYTYGNYESALHTLIEGALLAVLVVFAFLRNWRATLIAAAALPLSAIPTFWVMDLLGFSLNLVSFLAITLATGILVDDAIVEIENIARHIRMGKSPFRASIEAADEIGLAVIATTFTIIAVFAPVSFMPGIPGQYFQQFGLTVAISVFFSLLVARLITPMMAAYLMRDKDAAHDDGHGDGPMMRGYLKFVRTSTTGSLLWVPMRYITLATGIVVLAISVHFMVQVPGAFMPPEDVSRISVSVELPPGTTLDETDRTTSAMVQAIDGIEGIENIYVLGGASPKGDMDVRRAAITVVLEKLDHRLSYRVITLARRLPLVGPMIPEMASHGRTRPQNVIEAEIFQRLATVPDSRVVKLNDRGERDISYSILSQNEADLNEAVRRLEKALAGEPLLANVSSEGALPRPELQITPRLDEAARLGITTAAIAEVVRVATIGDQDAALAKLSIDSRQVPIRVRLNDAARSDIARLGALRVTNAAGVSVPLSAVADIRISQGPALIDRMNRERRATIGANLPVGVALGTATNRFMELVGQVELPASVRVAKAGDAEIQEELMGSFANAMIMGLLFVLSVLILLFKSVIQPFTILLSLPLAIGGVAAALILTNSALSMPVLIGMLMLMGIVTKNAILLIDFAIEMRAQGVDRLKAVIEAGHKRAQPIVMTSIAMSAGMLPSALGVGEGGAFRAPMATAVIGGIIVSTVLSLVVVPAFYLIMDDLSHLVGRLFRGVVGAKEAEAPALPPEELTRRMTEAEAERQSLAARLERLEQSLRPTPKGLPEAAE from the coding sequence ATGAACTTTTCCGCCTGGGCCATCCGCAACCCCGTCGCGCCGATCCTGGCGTTCTTCATCCTGCTGCTGCTGGGGGTGAATTCCTTTCTGACGCTGCCGATCACGCGGTTTCCCAATATCGACGTGCCGCTGGTCTCGGTCACCGTGCAGCAGACCGGCGCCTCGCCGGTAGAGCTGGAAAGCCAGGTCACCAAGGAGGTCGAGGATGCGGTCGCCGGCATCGCCGGGGTGAAGAACATTTTCTCCAAGGTGACGGACGGGGTCTCCACCACCTCGGTCGAATACCGGATCGAGATTCCCACCGACAAGGCCGTGCAGGACACCAAGGATGCCATCGACCGCATCCGCGGCAACCTGCCCGCCAGCGCCGAAGACCCGATCGTTGCCCGTATCGACGTGGAAGGCGCGCCGATCCAGTCCTTTGCCGTCTCGGCCCCCGACATGACGATGGAGGAACTGAGCTGGTTCGTCGAAGATACCGTCAAGCGCGCCCTGCAAGGCCAGCCCGGCATCGGCCGGATCGACCGCTATGGCGGCGCCGACCGCGAAATCCGCATCGAACTCGACCCGGTGAAACTGGACAGCTGGGGCGTGACGGCGCAGGCGGTCAGCCAGCAGCTGCGCCTGACGAACACCAATCTGGGCGCGGGCCGGGCGGAACTGGGGATCAGCGAACAGGCCATCCGCACGCTGGGCAATGCCGATACGGTGGAACGCCTGTCGCAGACCATGATCGCCGTGGGCGGCGGGCGCCATGTGCGGCTGTCGGAACTAGGCGAGGTCAAGGACACGTTCGAGGAACTGCGCAGCTTTACCCGGTTCAACGGCGATCAGGTGGTGACCTTTGCCGTCTACCGCGCCAAGGGCGCGTCCGAGGTGTCGGTGGCCGAAACCGTGGGCACCCAGCTGGACATGGTGCGCGCCAAGCACCCCGAGGTGGCGATCACGCTGGTCGACGATACGGTGTTCTACACCTACGGCAACTATGAAAGCGCCCTGCATACGCTGATCGAAGGCGCGCTGCTGGCCGTTCTGGTGGTGTTCGCCTTTCTGCGCAACTGGCGCGCCACGCTGATCGCGGCGGCCGCCCTGCCCCTGTCGGCGATCCCGACCTTCTGGGTGATGGATCTGCTGGGCTTCTCGCTGAACCTGGTGTCGTTCCTGGCCATCACGCTGGCGACCGGGATCCTCGTCGACGATGCCATCGTGGAGATCGAGAATATCGCCCGCCACATCCGCATGGGCAAATCGCCGTTCCGCGCCTCGATCGAGGCAGCGGATGAAATCGGGCTGGCGGTCATCGCCACCACCTTCACCATCATCGCGGTATTTGCCCCGGTCAGCTTCATGCCCGGGATTCCGGGGCAGTATTTCCAGCAATTCGGCCTGACCGTGGCGATATCGGTGTTCTTCTCGCTGCTGGTGGCGCGGCTGATCACGCCGATGATGGCCGCCTATCTGATGCGCGACAAGGACGCCGCGCATGACGACGGCCATGGCGACGGCCCGATGATGCGCGGCTATCTGAAATTCGTGCGCACCTCGACCACCGGGTCGCTGCTGTGGGTGCCGATGCGGTATATCACGCTGGCCACCGGCATCGTGGTGCTGGCAATCTCGGTGCATTTCATGGTGCAGGTGCCCGGCGCCTTCATGCCGCCCGAGGATGTCAGCCGCATTTCCGTCAGCGTCGAACTGCCGCCCGGCACCACGCTTGACGAAACCGACCGCACGACCAGCGCCATGGTGCAGGCCATCGACGGTATCGAAGGGATTGAAAACATCTATGTCCTGGGCGGCGCCTCGCCCAAGGGCGACATGGACGTGCGCCGCGCCGCGATCACCGTGGTGCTGGAAAAGCTGGACCACCGGCTGTCCTACCGCGTGATCACCCTGGCCCGCCGCCTGCCGCTGGTCGGGCCGATGATCCCCGAAATGGCCAGCCACGGCCGCACCCGGCCGCAGAACGTGATCGAGGCGGAAATCTTTCAGCGCCTGGCCACCGTCCCCGATTCCCGCGTGGTGAAACTGAACGACCGGGGCGAACGCGACATCTCCTATTCCATCCTGTCGCAGAACGAGGCCGACCTGAACGAGGCGGTGCGCCGGCTGGAAAAAGCGCTGGCGGGCGAACCGCTGCTGGCCAACGTCTCGTCCGAAGGGGCGCTGCCGCGGCCCGAGTTGCAGATTACCCCCCGGCTGGACGAGGCGGCGCGGCTGGGCATCACCACCGCGGCCATTGCCGAGGTGGTGCGCGTGGCCACCATCGGCGATCAGGACGCGGCGCTGGCGAAACTGTCGATCGACAGCCGGCAGGTGCCGATCCGCGTGCGGCTGAACGATGCGGCGCGGTCCGACATTGCCCGGCTGGGCGCGCTGCGGGTGACCAATGCGGCCGGCGTTTCGGTGCCGCTGTCGGCGGTGGCCGATATCCGCATCTCGCAAGGCCCCGCCCTGATCGACCGGATGAACCGCGAACGCCGCGCCACCATCGGCGCCAACCTGCCGGTGGGCGTGGCCCTGGGCACCGCGACCAACAGGTTCATGGAACTGGTGGGCCAGGTGGAACTGCCCGCCAGCGTGCGGGTGGCCAAGGCCGGCGATGCGGAAATCCAGGAAGAGCTGATGGGCAGCTTTGCCAATGCCATGATCATGGGCCTGCTGTTCGTGCTGTCGGTGCTGATCCTGCTGTTCAAATCGGTGATCCAGCCCTTTACCATCCTGCTGTCGCTGCCGCTGGCCATCGGCGGGGTGGCGGCGGCGCTGATCCTGACCAATTCGGCGCTGTCGATGCCGGTGCTGATCGGCATGCTGATGCTGATGGGGATCGTCACCAAGAACGCCATCCTGCTGATCGACTTTGCCATCGAGATGCGGGCCCAGGGCGTGGACCGGCTGAAGGCGGTGATCGAGGCCGGGCACAAGCGTGCCCAGCCCATCGTGATGACCTCGATCGCCATGTCGGCGGGGATGCTGCCGTCGGCGCTTGGCGTGGGCGAAGGCGGCGCCTTCCGCGCGCCGATGGCGACGGCGGTGATCGGCGGGATCATCGTGTCCACCGTGCTGTCGCTGGTCGTGGTGCCGGCGTTCTACCTGATCATGGACGACCTGTCGCATCTGGTCGGCCGGCTGTTCCGCGGCGTCGTCGGCGCCAAGGAGGCCGAGGCCCCTGCCCTGCCGCCCGAGGAACTGACCCGCCGCATGACCGAGGCCGAGGCAGAGCGCCAAAGCCTGGCCGCCCGGCTGGAACGGCTGGAACAGTCCTTGCGCCCCACCCCCAAGGGCCTGCCCGAGGCGGCGGAATAG
- a CDS encoding helix-turn-helix domain-containing protein: MTSLAPIPPADPPLRPREAEILEAVRHVFAEKGFDGASMQELARAAGMSVGNFYRYFPSKAAMVEELIRHDLRDVEAHFAQILAAPEPLAALRLALSVRVRAYAEECTDAPLRAEITAAALRKPELAEVVGRVEAEITTYLVRGFAGVTGLPFDQAWARFSAHARLIVLLVKGSTTRLRIGETDGEALTALILRQIDSLIDEVAAARPERTPR; the protein is encoded by the coding sequence ATGACATCGCTTGCCCCGATCCCGCCCGCCGATCCGCCACTACGCCCGCGCGAGGCCGAGATTCTGGAGGCCGTGCGGCATGTCTTTGCCGAAAAGGGCTTCGACGGTGCATCCATGCAGGAACTGGCCCGCGCGGCAGGGATGAGCGTGGGGAACTTCTACCGCTATTTCCCGTCCAAGGCGGCGATGGTCGAAGAGCTGATCCGCCACGACCTGCGCGATGTCGAGGCGCATTTTGCCCAGATCCTGGCTGCCCCCGAACCGCTGGCGGCGCTGCGGCTGGCGCTGTCGGTGCGGGTGCGCGCCTATGCCGAAGAATGCACCGATGCGCCGCTGCGGGCCGAAATCACCGCCGCCGCCCTGCGCAAGCCCGAACTGGCCGAAGTGGTCGGCCGGGTCGAGGCGGAAATCACCACCTATCTGGTCCGCGGCTTTGCCGGTGTCACGGGCCTGCCGTTCGACCAGGCCTGGGCGCGGTTTTCCGCCCATGCCCGGCTGATCGTGCTGCTGGTCAAGGGCAGCACCACCCGCCTGCGCATCGGGGAAACCGATGGCGAGGCGCTGACCGCCCTGATCCTGCGCCAGATCGACAGCCTGATTGACGAAGTCGCCGCCGCCCGCCCGGAAAGAACCCCCAGATGA
- a CDS encoding LysR family transcriptional regulator produces the protein MRYDLNQIDTFLTVMELGTLTAAAARLNLSKSVLSKRIADLEAELGVALFRRTAGRIAPTEAADRLATRMRPALAELQAAAESAAWGGGGPEALRGTLSVAAPMTFGTLHLTAILARFAAAHPDLHLRIDYDDRARDLPREGFDLAVRVGQSPGNALTARKLCEDRSIPCATPGFLALHGTPETPQDLAGLPVVGYSHMANADLWQFRVAGQTLSPAVRERVTVNNGEAMRDMAEAGLALAMLPGFIAAPAIAAGRLVAVLPGVETRRLPVVAVWPPVQPMPAKLRRLIDHLVTELGGEAPWLRDL, from the coding sequence ATGCGCTATGACCTGAACCAGATCGACACCTTCCTGACGGTGATGGAGCTCGGCACCCTCACCGCTGCCGCCGCGCGGCTGAACCTGTCGAAATCGGTGCTGTCCAAACGCATCGCCGATCTGGAGGCGGAGCTGGGCGTCGCGCTGTTCCGCCGCACCGCCGGCCGCATCGCCCCGACCGAGGCGGCAGACCGGCTGGCCACCCGGATGCGACCCGCGCTGGCGGAACTTCAGGCGGCGGCGGAAAGTGCGGCCTGGGGCGGCGGCGGCCCGGAAGCCCTGCGCGGCACGCTGTCGGTCGCGGCCCCGATGACGTTCGGCACCCTGCATCTGACCGCGATCCTGGCCCGTTTCGCCGCCGCGCACCCCGATCTGCACCTGCGGATCGACTATGACGACCGCGCCCGCGACCTCCCGCGCGAAGGGTTCGACCTCGCCGTCCGCGTCGGGCAGTCGCCCGGCAACGCGCTGACCGCGCGCAAGCTGTGCGAGGATCGGTCGATCCCCTGCGCGACGCCCGGCTTTCTTGCCCTGCATGGCACGCCGGAAACCCCGCAGGATCTGGCCGGGTTGCCGGTGGTGGGCTACAGCCACATGGCCAATGCCGATCTGTGGCAATTCCGGGTGGCCGGGCAAACCCTGTCGCCCGCCGTGCGCGAACGGGTGACCGTGAACAATGGCGAGGCGATGCGCGACATGGCCGAGGCGGGGCTGGCGCTGGCCATGCTGCCCGGTTTCATCGCCGCGCCTGCCATTGCGGCGGGGCGGCTGGTGGCGGTGCTGCCCGGCGTGGAAACCCGGCGCCTGCCGGTGGTCGCGGTCTGGCCGCCGGTGCAGCCGATGCCGGCCAAGCTGCGCCGGCTGATCGACCATCTGGTGACCGAACTGGGGGGCGAGGCGCCCTGGCTGCGCGACCTATAG
- a CDS encoding CoA transferase — translation MNDAPLKGLKVVELARILAGPWIGQTLADLGAQVIKVEAPEGDDTRRWGPPFIDRPRADGTTERVAAYFHAANRGKTSVTCDFGNPEDLARLGALIDGADVVIENFKLGGLKKFGLDYATLSARNPGLVYASVTGFGQTGPRAAQPGYDFMVQGLTGIMDLTGAPEGEPQKVGVAWIDVFTGLYGVIAVQAALAERARSGRGQHLDLSLMDTGVAVLANQATNYLLGGTVPTRLGNAHPNIVPYQVFPAADGHLIIACGNDRQFTALCRVLGVDALAADPAFATNPARVANRADLVARLTTATTARPRTDLIAALEGAGVPAGPINTVAEALDEPQVAARAMRVTPEGIPGLRTPIQFSRSPLVTEKAAPALGEGRWSFD, via the coding sequence ATGAACGACGCCCCGCTGAAGGGTCTGAAGGTTGTCGAACTGGCTCGCATCCTGGCCGGCCCCTGGATCGGCCAGACCCTGGCCGATCTGGGCGCCCAGGTCATCAAGGTCGAGGCGCCCGAAGGCGACGATACCCGCCGCTGGGGCCCCCCGTTCATCGACCGCCCGCGCGCCGATGGCACGACCGAACGGGTGGCGGCCTATTTCCACGCCGCCAACCGGGGCAAGACCTCGGTCACCTGCGATTTCGGCAACCCCGAGGATCTGGCCCGCCTGGGCGCCCTGATCGACGGCGCCGATGTGGTGATCGAGAATTTCAAGCTGGGCGGGCTGAAGAAATTCGGGCTGGACTATGCCACGCTGTCCGCCCGCAACCCGGGGCTGGTCTATGCCTCGGTCACCGGCTTCGGGCAAACGGGGCCGCGCGCGGCGCAGCCGGGCTATGACTTCATGGTGCAGGGGCTGACCGGCATCATGGACCTGACCGGCGCCCCGGAGGGCGAGCCGCAAAAGGTCGGCGTCGCCTGGATCGACGTGTTCACCGGGCTTTATGGCGTGATCGCGGTGCAGGCGGCACTGGCCGAACGCGCGCGGTCGGGGCGCGGGCAGCATCTGGACCTGTCCTTGATGGATACCGGCGTCGCGGTGCTGGCCAACCAGGCCACCAACTATCTGCTGGGCGGCACGGTGCCGACGCGGCTGGGCAATGCCCATCCCAACATCGTGCCCTATCAGGTGTTCCCGGCCGCCGATGGCCACCTGATCATCGCCTGCGGCAATGACCGGCAGTTCACCGCGCTGTGCCGCGTGCTGGGGGTGGATGCGCTGGCGGCCGACCCGGCCTTTGCCACCAACCCCGCCCGCGTGGCCAACCGCGCCGATCTGGTCGCCCGGCTGACCACCGCCACCACCGCCCGCCCCCGCACCGACCTGATCGCGGCGCTGGAAGGCGCCGGCGTGCCGGCCGGCCCGATCAACACCGTGGCCGAGGCGCTGGACGAACCGCAGGTCGCCGCCCGCGCCATGCGCGTAACACCCGAAGGCATCCCCGGCCTGCGCACGCCCATCCAGTTCTCGCGCAGCCCGCTGGTCACGGAAAAAGCGGCCCCCGCGCTGGGCGAAGGCCGCTGGTCCTTCGACTGA
- a CDS encoding VOC family protein — protein MATGIHHVTGITADVQANVDFYAGFLGLHLVKQTGGYEDAEQLHLFWGDAAGSPGTLVSFLVWPAAGRGRTGLGQVSELGLAVPAASIGDWLTRALSARIPVEGPVREFGEPVLRLKDPDGMIVKLVGSGDGPMRIRGVTLLSDQPVETAGFLARFGYRPGPVEGPFQRMVSQTDAVDVRASAGFVPSIPGAGVADHVAFRAVDVPAVQAMRLELSDHGPTHVHDRKYFLSLYVREPGHTLIEFATDGPGMAVDEPAGQLGRTLMIPPGDAARAADLRVMLPQFALPGEERFPMRDLPFVHRFHRPDDPDGTTLVLLHGTGGNEADLLPLAHRIAPRATLLGVRGRSTEEGINRWFRRFDATTYDQADIIFESSAFAAFVAEAVKVYGINPDRMAFLGYSNGANLLAAILQLRPQVVRRAILLRALQPLEVPPAPDLTGARVLMLTGARDPYGRYAPPLEAALRQAGADVTAETLPAGHELTEQDLTVAARWL, from the coding sequence ATGGCGACCGGCATCCATCATGTCACCGGGATCACCGCCGATGTGCAGGCCAATGTCGATTTCTATGCCGGCTTCCTGGGCCTGCATCTGGTCAAGCAGACCGGCGGGTACGAGGATGCCGAACAGCTGCACCTGTTCTGGGGCGATGCGGCGGGCAGTCCGGGCACGCTGGTCAGCTTTCTGGTCTGGCCTGCGGCGGGCCGGGGGCGGACCGGGCTGGGGCAGGTGTCGGAACTGGGGCTGGCCGTGCCGGCCGCCAGCATCGGCGACTGGCTGACGCGCGCCCTGTCGGCCCGCATCCCCGTTGAGGGGCCGGTGCGCGAGTTCGGCGAGCCGGTGTTGCGCCTGAAGGATCCCGACGGCATGATCGTCAAGCTGGTCGGCAGCGGTGATGGCCCCATGCGGATCCGGGGGGTGACGCTGCTGTCGGATCAACCTGTGGAAACGGCGGGCTTTCTGGCCCGCTTCGGCTATCGCCCGGGCCCGGTCGAAGGGCCGTTCCAGCGGATGGTGTCGCAGACCGATGCGGTGGATGTGCGCGCCTCAGCGGGGTTCGTGCCCTCGATCCCCGGGGCGGGGGTGGCCGATCATGTAGCATTCCGCGCGGTGGATGTGCCGGCGGTGCAGGCCATGCGGCTGGAGCTGAGCGACCATGGCCCGACCCATGTCCATGACCGCAAGTATTTCCTGTCGCTCTATGTCCGCGAGCCGGGGCACACGCTGATCGAATTTGCCACCGATGGCCCCGGCATGGCGGTGGATGAACCCGCTGGCCAGCTGGGCCGCACCCTGATGATCCCGCCCGGGGATGCCGCCCGCGCGGCGGATCTGCGGGTGATGCTGCCGCAATTCGCCCTGCCGGGCGAGGAAAGGTTTCCCATGCGCGATCTGCCCTTTGTCCACCGCTTTCACCGCCCGGACGATCCCGATGGAACCACGCTGGTGCTGCTGCACGGCACCGGAGGGAACGAGGCCGATCTGTTGCCGCTGGCCCACCGCATCGCCCCGCGCGCCACGTTGCTGGGGGTGCGCGGCCGATCGACCGAGGAGGGGATCAACCGCTGGTTCCGCCGGTTCGATGCGACGACCTATGACCAGGCGGATATTATCTTTGAATCCAGCGCCTTCGCGGCATTTGTTGCGGAGGCGGTGAAGGTTTACGGGATAAACCCGGATAGGATGGCATTCCTGGGATATTCGAATGGTGCCAATCTGTTGGCGGCCATTCTTCAACTGCGCCCTCAGGTGGTGCGCCGCGCGATCCTGCTGCGCGCGCTGCAACCGCTGGAGGTGCCGCCCGCGCCCGACCTGACCGGCGCCCGGGTGCTGATGCTGACCGGCGCCCGCGATCCCTATGGCCGCTACGCCCCACCGCTGGAGGCCGCCTTGCGCCAGGCCGGGGCCGATGTGACGGCCGAAACCCTGCCGGCCGGGCACGAGCTGACCGAGCAGGATCTGACGGTGGCAGCGCGCTGGCTATAG
- a CDS encoding ring-cleaving dioxygenase, translating to MDLHGIHHLTAVTADAAGNKRFYTETLGLRLVKKTVNQDDTSAYHLFYADGLATPGSDITFFDWPVGREGRGTRSVIRTGLRVAPDSLDWWAGRLRDAGLVVGQPGLLDGRASLDFEDPEGQRLRLVADAAGPVHPWERSPVPADHQIRGLGPITISVPDLAPTKAVLETVMNMREVRDYALDGAQVHVFEMGPGGAAAELHVAVQPGLSRARQGAGGVHHVAFRTPDADGIRQWAERVAAHGIRSSGEVERYYFRSLYFREPGGTLFEIASDTPGFAVDEPLEALGESLSLPPFLEPQRARIEAGLKPIG from the coding sequence ATGGACCTGCACGGCATTCACCACCTGACCGCTGTGACCGCGGATGCGGCCGGCAACAAGCGGTTCTATACCGAAACCCTCGGCCTGCGTCTGGTCAAGAAGACGGTGAACCAGGACGATACCAGCGCCTATCACCTGTTCTATGCCGACGGGCTGGCGACCCCTGGCAGCGACATCACCTTTTTCGACTGGCCCGTAGGGCGCGAGGGGCGCGGCACGCGGTCGGTGATCCGCACCGGGTTGCGGGTGGCGCCCGACAGCCTGGACTGGTGGGCCGGGCGGCTGCGTGATGCGGGGCTGGTGGTGGGGCAGCCGGGCCTGCTGGATGGCCGCGCGAGCCTGGATTTCGAAGACCCGGAGGGGCAGCGGCTGCGGCTGGTGGCCGATGCGGCCGGACCGGTGCATCCGTGGGAGCGTAGTCCGGTGCCGGCAGACCATCAGATCCGCGGTCTGGGGCCGATCACCATTTCGGTGCCCGATCTGGCGCCGACCAAGGCTGTGCTGGAAACCGTGATGAACATGCGCGAGGTGCGGGACTATGCCCTGGATGGCGCGCAGGTGCATGTGTTCGAGATGGGGCCGGGCGGCGCGGCGGCGGAACTGCATGTGGCGGTGCAGCCCGGCCTGTCGCGGGCGCGGCAGGGGGCCGGCGGGGTGCACCATGTGGCCTTCCGCACGCCCGATGCCGACGGGATCCGGCAATGGGCCGAACGGGTGGCCGCGCATGGCATCCGGTCCTCGGGCGAGGTGGAGCGGTATTATTTCCGCAGCCTCTATTTCCGGGAACCCGGCGGCACCCTGTTCGAGATCGCCAGCGACACGCCCGGCTTTGCCGTGGACGAGCCGCTGGAGGCCTTGGGCGAATCGCTGTCGCTGCCGCCGTTCCTGGAACCGCAGCGCGCGCGGATCGAGGCGGGGCTGAAGCCGATCGGCTGA